A single Rhodothermales bacterium DNA region contains:
- a CDS encoding CBASS oligonucleotide cyclase gives MSRTHVDHSTIARFAQERVNLPREKANEYRAQVRRLREKLETYLSEHPDFSLRKMLLSGSLAKSTALRTLNDIDVACYITGTDAPHDVPALLDYLAERLRNAFPNFNPDQVQPQTYCVKVSFRGSGLDVDVVPILYDGDADWYGNLVSQEDGSFLETSIPRHIEFSLKRRKAHEDFSQVVRLVKFWVRKEKRERDGFRFKSFMVELILSHLADHGQDFSDYPEAMQAFFTYVARSDMRERIVFEDYYKASAVGAYSDPVQIIDPVNPCNNASCLYTSAQADAIVDAALDAGDAIDAALTAPTKQETVYYWQKVLGTTFSA, from the coding sequence ATGTCCCGTACACATGTTGATCACAGCACCATAGCCCGGTTCGCACAAGAGCGGGTCAACTTACCGCGCGAGAAGGCGAACGAGTACCGCGCACAGGTTCGACGGCTTCGTGAGAAGCTTGAGACTTACCTATCGGAACACCCGGATTTTTCCCTTCGGAAGATGCTCCTGTCGGGCAGCCTCGCGAAGAGTACGGCGCTTCGTACGCTCAACGACATAGACGTCGCTTGCTACATCACAGGTACCGATGCGCCACATGACGTACCGGCCCTTCTCGACTACTTGGCTGAACGACTGCGCAACGCGTTCCCGAACTTCAACCCCGATCAGGTACAGCCCCAGACGTACTGCGTGAAGGTGTCCTTCCGCGGATCCGGTCTCGATGTCGACGTCGTGCCCATTCTGTACGACGGAGATGCGGACTGGTACGGCAACCTTGTCAGCCAAGAAGACGGATCCTTCCTCGAAACGAGCATACCCCGTCATATTGAATTCTCGCTCAAGAGGCGAAAGGCCCACGAGGATTTTTCGCAGGTAGTCCGATTGGTCAAGTTTTGGGTGCGCAAGGAGAAGCGAGAACGAGACGGGTTCCGTTTCAAGTCATTCATGGTCGAACTCATCCTCTCGCATCTAGCCGATCATGGTCAGGACTTCTCCGACTACCCTGAGGCCATGCAGGCGTTCTTCACGTACGTAGCTCGCTCCGATATGCGGGAGCGCATCGTCTTCGAGGACTACTACAAGGCGTCCGCCGTAGGTGCGTACTCTGACCCGGTCCAGATCATTGATCCCGTCAATCCCTGCAACAATGCGAGCTGCCTGTACACTTCCGCACAAGCCGATGCGATCGTGGATGCAGCTCTCGACGCGGGCGATGCTATTGATGCCGCCCTTACGGCTCCCACGAAGCAAGAGACAGTCTACTACTGGCAAAAAGTACTCGGCACCACCTTCTCCGCCTGA
- a CDS encoding ATP-binding protein encodes MDDLFEQHVVYPDPDARDRLNRLIGLDEHKARLGKILSLLVNPGGMARWATEHHPNAVGLLEGVLRRPPLVVLSGDVGAGKTELASTIGDAVARLEDIDVTLFPLSLATRGQGRVGEMTQLLAAAFDYTVEQAARLKTTSGKARGAVLLLVDEADAIAQSRENAQMHHEDRAGVNAFIRGIDRIGDARLPAAVIMCTNRLSALDPAIKRRAADILTFRRPGEDQRRAVLGRLLTGLKFGKDDIQKLVNATGILTDRPYGFTFSDITQRLIPAIVLDAYPTEPVRPSRALEIAHTLVPTPPFNDGLLP; translated from the coding sequence ATGGACGACCTATTCGAGCAGCACGTCGTCTACCCCGACCCCGACGCACGAGATCGGCTCAATCGTCTCATTGGTCTTGACGAGCACAAGGCACGTCTCGGCAAGATCTTGAGCCTGCTCGTCAACCCCGGTGGCATGGCGCGGTGGGCCACCGAACACCACCCCAACGCAGTCGGCCTCCTGGAAGGCGTTTTGAGACGCCCCCCGCTGGTCGTCCTGTCTGGCGACGTAGGAGCTGGAAAAACGGAGCTGGCCTCCACAATCGGAGATGCCGTAGCAAGGCTGGAGGACATTGACGTCACACTCTTTCCTTTGAGCCTTGCAACGCGCGGCCAGGGACGCGTCGGCGAGATGACGCAGCTCTTGGCAGCCGCCTTCGACTACACGGTCGAACAGGCCGCAAGATTGAAGACAACCTCAGGAAAAGCGCGAGGCGCTGTTCTACTTCTAGTAGACGAAGCCGACGCGATCGCTCAATCTCGCGAGAACGCTCAGATGCACCACGAGGACCGGGCTGGCGTCAATGCCTTTATCCGCGGAATTGATCGGATCGGTGACGCACGCCTCCCTGCTGCCGTTATAATGTGCACGAATCGGCTGAGTGCACTGGACCCTGCTATCAAACGCCGAGCAGCAGACATTCTGACCTTTCGTCGCCCCGGTGAAGACCAGCGTCGAGCTGTGCTGGGTCGTCTACTGACCGGCCTCAAATTCGGGAAAGATGACATTCAAAAATTGGTTAACGCGACAGGGATTCTCACAGACCGTCCATACGGATTCACATTTTCAGACATCACGCAGCGCTTGATTCCTGCGATAGTCCTTGATGCGTATCCCACTGAGCCGGTACGCCCCTCCCGTGCCCTCGAAATCGCCCACACGTTAGTTCCGACCCCTCCATTCAACGATGGTCTATTACCATGA
- a CDS encoding restriction endonuclease subunit S, with product MSDNTKKRQTTLLDSTPASEDHHQALAKEADSETEERPDFRKVKQLGWLPSDWTLTPLLKAVDIASGQVDPKKEPYISMVLVAPDHVESGTGRLLKRVTAGEQGASSGKYLFNSGDIVYCKIRPYLRKATLVDFDGLCSADMYPLRAKESVSPGFILGVLLGERFSAFAESVSVRSGIPKINRVELAEYIVALPPYREQRKIALILGAWDEALAQLDALIAMKEQRLRGLAQRMLTGEVRLPAYADEAWHVVKLGQVFRQRKECNRGDLPLLSVSGEHGIVRQDTLDRRDISASDKSNYLRVAPGDIAYNTMRMWQGVSAVSSEDGIVSPAYTVCVAKKGIDVRFAAHLFKSPTVVHRFLRYSQGLVSDTLNLKFSSFKQIELTIPKSVDEQKEIANVLDAATAELELRRHERTVLLKQKKGLMHRLITGEVRVKLRSMNRDIQTSVAS from the coding sequence ATGAGCGACAACACGAAAAAGCGACAGACAACCCTTCTCGATTCGACGCCAGCGTCTGAAGACCACCATCAGGCGCTTGCTAAGGAAGCGGACTCTGAAACCGAAGAACGTCCCGATTTCCGAAAGGTAAAACAACTTGGCTGGCTGCCTAGTGATTGGACACTCACGCCTCTCCTTAAAGCCGTTGACATTGCTAGCGGGCAAGTCGATCCTAAGAAAGAGCCCTATATATCAATGGTATTAGTGGCACCAGATCACGTGGAGAGTGGCACGGGCCGCCTCCTTAAACGAGTTACGGCAGGAGAACAAGGGGCATCGAGTGGCAAATACCTCTTCAATTCAGGAGACATTGTTTACTGCAAGATCCGTCCATATTTACGAAAGGCCACGCTGGTTGACTTCGATGGGCTTTGTAGTGCGGACATGTATCCGCTGAGGGCGAAGGAAAGCGTGTCACCAGGATTCATATTAGGCGTACTCCTAGGAGAACGTTTTTCAGCGTTTGCAGAGTCTGTGTCGGTGCGTAGCGGAATCCCCAAAATCAATCGAGTAGAGTTAGCTGAGTATATCGTCGCGTTGCCACCGTACCGCGAGCAGCGCAAGATCGCCCTTATCCTCGGCGCCTGGGACGAGGCGCTAGCGCAGCTTGACGCACTTATTGCCATGAAGGAACAGCGACTGAGGGGTCTCGCCCAACGCATGCTAACGGGTGAGGTGAGGCTACCGGCGTACGCAGACGAGGCATGGCACGTGGTCAAGCTCGGACAGGTTTTCCGACAGCGAAAAGAGTGCAATCGAGGAGATCTCCCGTTACTGTCCGTTTCTGGGGAGCATGGGATCGTGCGGCAGGACACACTAGACCGCCGCGACATTTCCGCGTCCGACAAATCGAACTACCTGCGCGTGGCGCCAGGCGATATCGCCTATAACACGATGCGTATGTGGCAGGGGGTGTCGGCCGTCTCGTCCGAAGACGGCATAGTCAGCCCGGCCTACACCGTCTGCGTGGCCAAGAAAGGGATCGACGTCCGTTTTGCCGCCCACCTGTTTAAATCGCCCACCGTCGTTCACCGATTCCTGAGGTACTCACAGGGTCTCGTTTCCGACACGCTGAACTTGAAGTTTTCCAGCTTCAAGCAGATCGAGTTGACGATCCCAAAGTCGGTGGACGAGCAAAAGGAGATCGCAAACGTCCTCGACGCTGCGACTGCCGAACTTGAGCTCCGCCGTCACGAACGTACTGTCCTTCTGAAGCAAAAGAAGGGGCTGATGCATCGCCTGATAACTGGTGAGGTGCGGGTGAAGCTTCGGTCTATGAATAGAGACATCCAAACTTCGGTCGCCTCATAA
- a CDS encoding DUF4209 domain-containing protein — MINRILSAEDFAKYDWLAALEGCAEPLCRHYIKAFGKRRRELHVSSDDAGEAIYTLLKAASGMWLAHGDSQTVFAEHPGQLPHIEEFSDEALRSLVGLAPSIGDPELCARVADVLWLRRKGGHYTWQTGASSYLERAQRLVDAKPTASMRRFERALDIAARLKNAEKLKECEAVVGDVNSTKSGSDPTDLSSALTKLQLEYRLGKPAVLAAHAEENARFLETERNLWTAKAFWKTAAICHRRSGDSDSERAVGIEAAECWVKKAETAPTQMSVASCYKRAYKAYRDLPGFDDRRDELKRLLRAAQGKMTKEFGMILRCLAMSEEIESVRRHFANMPAEEVLAELAYLATSPSRALLEQELREVAEISPLTMFIRARAVDRMGRTVAMKPSAFENEVAALEHEVHSEASFRRADIVVNHVEPTRRQILFHHSAGLEAFQALVTLNPFVPTRRVRTFMRGLHAGLQADFMVATALLVPHVEESLRHLLRQKGVISTGLNTSGIKDERSLIMLLENENFRPQLIEMLGEDMVCDLQGLLALGSGDNLRNKFGHGLMSDEDFYSYRAVYAWWLVLRVCFLWKDAAEGRSDREEQT, encoded by the coding sequence ATGATTAACCGAATCCTTTCGGCCGAGGACTTCGCCAAATATGATTGGCTGGCTGCACTTGAAGGGTGCGCTGAACCGTTGTGCAGACACTACATCAAGGCGTTCGGCAAGCGCCGCCGTGAGCTGCACGTAAGTAGCGATGACGCGGGCGAAGCCATATACACGCTTCTGAAGGCTGCAAGCGGGATGTGGCTTGCCCATGGTGACTCACAGACGGTATTCGCTGAACATCCTGGGCAGCTACCGCATATCGAAGAATTCAGCGATGAGGCTTTACGATCGTTGGTCGGGCTGGCTCCCAGCATTGGTGATCCCGAGTTATGCGCGCGCGTAGCGGACGTGCTATGGCTACGGCGGAAAGGTGGGCATTACACATGGCAGACAGGGGCATCGTCGTACCTCGAGAGAGCCCAGCGCCTCGTAGACGCCAAACCGACGGCGTCCATGCGTCGGTTCGAGCGTGCCTTGGATATCGCCGCCCGGCTGAAAAATGCCGAGAAGCTAAAGGAGTGCGAGGCCGTTGTTGGAGACGTCAACTCGACGAAGAGCGGAAGTGATCCAACTGATCTGTCCTCCGCGTTGACCAAGTTACAGCTTGAATACCGGCTTGGCAAGCCGGCTGTGCTGGCAGCGCACGCAGAGGAGAATGCCCGGTTCCTCGAAACGGAGCGCAACCTGTGGACAGCGAAAGCCTTTTGGAAAACGGCCGCGATATGCCACCGCCGGAGCGGCGATTCCGATTCTGAGCGCGCCGTTGGGATCGAGGCTGCCGAGTGCTGGGTGAAGAAAGCAGAAACTGCGCCCACCCAGATGAGTGTGGCCTCCTGCTACAAGCGTGCATACAAGGCCTATCGAGATCTTCCCGGTTTCGATGACCGCAGAGACGAACTAAAGCGTCTGCTGAGAGCAGCGCAGGGGAAGATGACGAAGGAGTTCGGCATGATTCTTCGGTGCCTTGCGATGTCTGAGGAAATTGAGAGCGTGAGGCGACATTTCGCCAACATGCCTGCTGAGGAAGTTCTGGCGGAGCTTGCCTATTTGGCGACATCTCCCAGTCGAGCACTGCTGGAGCAAGAGCTGCGAGAAGTGGCTGAGATAAGTCCGCTTACGATGTTCATCCGAGCACGGGCGGTGGATAGGATGGGGCGGACAGTGGCGATGAAGCCTTCGGCGTTCGAGAACGAAGTTGCGGCCCTCGAACACGAGGTACACTCGGAGGCTTCGTTCCGCCGGGCAGATATCGTGGTCAACCATGTCGAACCTACCCGTCGGCAGATTCTGTTTCATCATAGTGCAGGCCTGGAGGCATTCCAGGCGCTGGTGACTTTGAACCCGTTTGTTCCCACACGCCGAGTGCGCACGTTCATGCGTGGCCTCCACGCCGGTCTCCAAGCCGACTTCATGGTTGCTACCGCACTCCTCGTTCCACATGTCGAAGAGTCGTTGCGGCACTTGCTGAGGCAGAAGGGAGTGATCTCGACAGGCCTCAACACCTCGGGAATTAAGGACGAGCGCAGCTTAATCATGCTGCTCGAAAATGAGAATTTTAGACCGCAGCTCATCGAGATGCTTGGTGAAGATATGGTATGCGACCTGCAAGGCCTGCTGGCCCTTGGTAGTGGCGATAACCTACGCAACAAGTTCGGCCATGGGTTGATGTCGGACGAGGACTTCTACAGCTACCGAGCCGTCTATGCCTGGTGGCTTGTACTGCGAGTGTGTTTTCTGTGGAAAGATGCTGCGGAAGGCCGCAGTGATCGCGAGGAACAGACATGA
- a CDS encoding restriction endonuclease subunit S, producing the protein MSIKPGFFFRGRIEHDPEGKFRILQPSSIGSSGEVTAEELPLVSDISPREYHVVDDRSVLFVAYGPRNRAYHFGHLPDNVVASSTFYLLRPRPRQLVLREEVVLPGYLAWYLNQPIAQAYFEALRGGVSVKMLRRDALGSLELPLPPLEVQEKVSEVARLSEVEHQLTRQLLKMRRLFTDTLLLERIHQP; encoded by the coding sequence GTGTCGATCAAGCCGGGATTTTTTTTCCGCGGAAGGATCGAGCACGATCCTGAAGGAAAGTTCCGGATCCTTCAGCCGAGCAGCATCGGCTCTTCCGGCGAGGTAACGGCAGAGGAGTTGCCGTTGGTCAGTGATATTAGTCCGCGTGAGTATCACGTGGTGGACGATAGGTCCGTCCTTTTCGTTGCCTATGGTCCGCGGAACCGTGCGTACCATTTTGGGCATTTGCCCGACAACGTGGTTGCCAGTTCCACCTTCTATCTCCTTCGCCCACGACCCCGGCAGCTTGTTCTGCGTGAAGAGGTCGTGTTGCCGGGATACCTGGCCTGGTATCTGAATCAGCCTATTGCGCAGGCATATTTCGAGGCGCTGCGTGGAGGGGTGTCCGTAAAGATGCTGCGCCGGGACGCACTTGGAAGCCTGGAGCTTCCCCTTCCGCCTCTTGAGGTCCAGGAGAAAGTTTCCGAAGTGGCCCGCCTCTCAGAAGTGGAACATCAACTTACTCGTCAGCTCCTGAAAATGCGCCGTCTGTTTACAGACACGCTACTGCTCGAACGAATTCATCAACCATAG
- a CDS encoding class I SAM-dependent DNA methyltransferase, translated as MPGPDQDKINNALWSACDTFRGTVDPAQYKDYILVFLFWKYLSDIHARHERELREKYGDNETLIRRKLERDRFVLPEGTSFYYVRDEHRNDAELGDKINKALQAIEDANKQKLEGVFRNIDFNSEPNLGETKARNRRMKSLFDDFSDPALNFSAFTDTSDTGMADVIGDGYMYLISRFASDSGKKGGEFYTPKEVSKLLALLLDPQPGERIYDPTIGSGSLAITVADELRHPDKELHPDKKSSNDFAIYGQENNRSTWALAKMNMFLHNVDGAQIEAGDTISDPKLKEADQLLKADIVVANPPFSLKKWGYGDVQKDPFKRFTKHGMPPKSKGDFAFLLHMIASMKEATGRVGVIVPHGVLFRGGAEGKIRRSLIEANLLQAVIGLPEGLFYGTGIPAAILIFRKGREHGDVLFIDASRDFDDRGTQNVLRRQDIKRIVETYQAYERDPDFEMVEKYAYKASRAEIEENDCNLNIPRYVDTFEPEEPVDLEAVAIMIRELEEKLGDTRRKLNGYLQELGLPT; from the coding sequence ATGCCCGGTCCGGATCAAGACAAGATCAACAATGCGCTCTGGAGTGCATGCGACACCTTTCGTGGCACCGTAGACCCGGCGCAGTACAAGGATTACATTCTCGTCTTTCTCTTCTGGAAGTATCTCTCCGACATCCACGCCAGACACGAACGGGAGCTGCGCGAGAAGTACGGCGACAATGAGACGCTCATCCGCCGGAAGCTGGAGCGTGACCGGTTCGTGCTGCCGGAGGGGACCTCCTTCTATTACGTACGCGATGAGCACCGGAACGACGCGGAGTTGGGAGACAAGATCAACAAAGCCTTACAGGCGATCGAGGACGCCAACAAGCAGAAGCTGGAGGGCGTGTTCCGCAACATCGATTTCAACAGCGAGCCAAACCTGGGTGAGACGAAGGCTCGTAACCGACGCATGAAGAGCCTCTTCGACGACTTCTCCGACCCGGCACTCAACTTCTCGGCTTTCACCGACACGAGCGACACGGGCATGGCCGATGTCATCGGCGACGGCTACATGTATCTTATCTCCCGCTTCGCCTCGGACTCGGGCAAGAAGGGCGGCGAGTTTTACACACCGAAGGAGGTCTCGAAGCTATTGGCACTGCTGCTCGACCCGCAGCCCGGCGAGCGCATCTATGATCCGACGATCGGCTCGGGCTCCCTCGCAATTACAGTGGCCGACGAGTTGCGCCACCCGGACAAGGAGTTGCATCCGGACAAGAAGTCGTCGAACGATTTCGCCATCTATGGCCAGGAGAACAACCGCTCGACATGGGCACTGGCCAAGATGAACATGTTCCTCCACAACGTCGATGGGGCACAGATCGAGGCCGGCGACACCATCAGCGACCCGAAACTGAAGGAGGCCGACCAGCTTCTGAAGGCCGACATCGTGGTAGCCAATCCGCCGTTCTCACTCAAGAAATGGGGGTATGGAGATGTGCAGAAGGATCCGTTCAAGCGGTTCACGAAGCACGGCATGCCGCCGAAGTCGAAAGGCGATTTCGCCTTCCTGCTGCACATGATCGCCTCGATGAAGGAGGCGACGGGCCGCGTGGGCGTCATCGTGCCGCATGGCGTCCTCTTCCGCGGAGGCGCGGAAGGCAAAATTCGCCGGAGCCTTATCGAGGCAAACCTGCTACAGGCGGTCATCGGACTGCCCGAGGGACTTTTCTACGGGACGGGCATCCCGGCCGCCATCCTCATCTTTAGGAAGGGACGCGAGCATGGGGACGTGCTCTTCATTGACGCCTCGCGGGACTTCGATGATCGCGGCACCCAGAACGTGCTTCGTCGGCAGGACATCAAGCGTATCGTCGAGACCTACCAGGCCTACGAGCGTGATCCCGACTTCGAGATGGTGGAGAAGTACGCATACAAGGCCTCGCGGGCCGAGATCGAGGAGAACGACTGCAACCTTAACATCCCTCGCTATGTGGATACGTTCGAGCCGGAGGAGCCGGTCGACTTGGAGGCTGTGGCCATCATGATACGTGAGTTGGAGGAGAAGCTAGGTGATACCCGGCGGAAGTTGAACGGCTACCTACAGGAGCTAGGGCTTCCCACATGA
- a CDS encoding DNA-directed RNA polymerase subunit omega, with translation MNAVAAATGNVYESLAVLSKRARQVSTQSKAELDEKLAYFEGFEQELEDPRFQEEQAKVSLEYEVKPEPTEVAIDQLLGGDVYFRDSGAELPA, from the coding sequence ATGAACGCCGTTGCGGCGGCAACCGGCAACGTTTACGAGTCCCTTGCCGTGCTGTCCAAGCGAGCCCGTCAGGTGTCCACGCAGAGCAAGGCCGAGTTGGATGAGAAGCTGGCCTACTTCGAGGGTTTCGAACAGGAACTCGAAGATCCGCGTTTCCAGGAGGAGCAGGCGAAGGTTTCGCTCGAATATGAAGTGAAGCCCGAGCCGACCGAGGTCGCCATTGACCAGCTGCTCGGCGGGGACGTCTACTTCCGCGATTCCGGCGCCGAACTTCCCGCTTGA
- a CDS encoding 1-acyl-sn-glycerol-3-phosphate acyltransferase — MVVLRSIWAWLSISLLTLIWVPVMFVTHLFDRDEWKYATGRQFRRLGAWMAGVNPIWDVHITGDFPANIRNPYVVVCNHQSFTDIPVVSRLPWDMKWVGKAETFKLPILGWMMRISRDIPVQRDDRRSRAEVMIETKKRLDGNMSVMIMPEGTRSPDGRVHAFNDGAFKLAMKLGVPVLPLALDGTFDALPRSGWKFGPPCTIRLHVFPPVDVTRFDDGTDLTRHVRDMIVHKIAEWRGVPVSDVDADAAADPGS; from the coding sequence TTGGTTGTACTCCGATCCATCTGGGCCTGGCTTTCGATTTCCCTGCTCACCCTCATCTGGGTGCCGGTCATGTTCGTGACCCATCTGTTCGACCGGGACGAGTGGAAGTACGCGACCGGCCGGCAATTCCGACGGCTGGGCGCGTGGATGGCCGGTGTGAACCCCATCTGGGACGTGCACATCACGGGCGACTTCCCCGCGAACATCCGCAACCCGTACGTGGTCGTGTGCAATCACCAGTCGTTCACCGACATCCCCGTGGTCAGCCGGCTCCCCTGGGACATGAAGTGGGTCGGCAAGGCCGAGACCTTCAAATTGCCCATCCTGGGATGGATGATGCGCATTTCGCGTGACATTCCGGTGCAACGGGACGACCGCCGCAGCCGTGCGGAGGTCATGATCGAGACGAAGAAACGGCTGGACGGCAACATGTCCGTCATGATCATGCCCGAGGGCACACGATCACCGGACGGCCGCGTCCATGCGTTCAACGACGGCGCGTTCAAATTGGCCATGAAGCTCGGCGTACCGGTCTTGCCGCTGGCCCTGGACGGCACGTTCGATGCCCTTCCCCGCAGTGGATGGAAATTCGGCCCACCCTGCACCATCCGCCTGCACGTCTTCCCGCCGGTTGACGTCACCCGTTTCGATGACGGTACGGACTTGACCCGCCATGTACGCGACATGATCGTGCACAAAATTGCCGAGTGGCGCGGCGTACCGGTTTCGGATGTGGATGCGGATGCGGCGGCTGATCCGGGATCCTGA